DNA sequence from the Malus domestica chromosome 06, GDT2T_hap1 genome:
ACCTTTGGAAAAACATAGGCTTTTTAACCAAAATtatccctgagatttgcataactcctcactttggtccctgagatttcaaatcgataaaagtgattcctgagattgtccaccattcaTCAacttggtcattccgttaaacaATTCCGTTAAGTTCAGGGTATTTTTATCAAATCAAGTTCTCCACTTACTTTTTCACCCTTTTTCTATCATCTCTCTCATATTTTCTACCAAAGTCATCATTTCTCTACATTCGTCCTTGTCGGTTgacaaagaaaagggaaaaagtgATTAGGGTTTCTGAATTGGGGGTTTGGGTCCCGGTGTAGAACTAAGGCTGAAAATCAGAAATCGGTAAGGAATCTTTCGAATTGGTGGATTACGAGGCAATGAAGTTGACTGCGAGATGACAAACCATTTTCGCAGATCTGGAAGGCTCCCAAATATGGTGAGTTGCATTTGAACCATATAATACTAAGATTGTTGATACATTTGAGATACTTAAGTATTTTAAAATGTTTAGTTGTCGGTGGTGTGGTCCTAAGGTGTGGGTTTTTGTCATTTTGTATTGAAGGTTGCTTTGGTTTGCATTGGTTTGCATTTTGGCTTTTTAAATGGCATTGTAGTGGTTGGTGTGTATGTTTACTGCTGTCTTGTAGTGTGGAATAGTTTAAAGGTTTTGGCATTGAATAAGAGTAGGGAAGATACAATCTTTGGTGGAATGTCATGATATTGCAAGacaattgggatatcacttggAATTAAGCATGCATAGAAAAAAGCCTACTGGGATAGGATTTGTTGAAATGACACGTGATATAGAAGTTTTGGTTTTAATTGATGAAATGGGAAAAAACAGGATAACAGAATTATTTATGGttgacaagaagaagaaggatgttGGTGAAGGCTCAACTAATGTGGATGTATCAGTAGAGCAAGAGGTTAAGATAACAAATAAGGGAGATGTTGTGTcttttcttgaagatgttgaggGACGAAATTGGGAAGATACAGATGTTGAAAAGGAGCAAAATGAGGAAGTTGCAGATGAGGATGTGTTTAAAGACAGTGATTATGAGCAGGATTCTGATTGAGTTGCAAGTTGATTATGaagttgatgatgatgatgagtttGAAAAACATGTAGACCAACCTATTACAGAAGAGCTCGAAGAAATGGGGTTTGCAGGAGAGATATCAGATGAGGATGCTAATTCTTGTGACTTTCATAACCTTGAAAATGAAACTTCataagaagaagatgaatttgATGAGGTAACCAGCAGAAAGAGAAAGAGGCAGCAGAATAAGCCTACACCAAAGTTTAAAGAGTGGCATAGAGGTACAGACTTGAAAAATCCTGACTTTTGCAATGGTATGCTTTTTCCTAATAAACCACAATTGAAGGAGGCTATCATTAATTACAGTGTAATTAATGGGAAACGTGTGTGGTTTAAAAGAAATGACAAGGTTAGAATTAGGGTTGTTTGTCAAGAAGATTGCCCTTTTGTCATTTATGTTGCAAGGTTGCATAAATCAACAACTTTCCAGATTAAAACACTTGAGTTGAAGCATGTTTGTGCTAGAGATGAAAAAGTTTCTTGCCTTAATTCTAGATTCTTAGCACAAAGATATGCTAATCAACTTCTCATTGATCCAGATTGGTCTGTTGACTTGTTTAAGGCTGCAAGTTAGGAAGATTATGGCCAAGAGGTGACTACTCAACAAATATATAGGGCAAGGCAGAGAGCAGAACAATTGAATTGTGGTACTTGGGCTCAACAATACAGCAAACTTGAACAATACGCTGAGGTATTGAAGAGTACAAACCCTGGATCAACTGTGGTTATTAAAATTCAGATGAGAGGTGATATAAGAAGATTCTAGAGAATGTATATTTGTTTTGAAGCTTGCAAAATGGGGTTTAAAAAGGGGTGTAGGTCTGTTATAGGACTAGATGGATGTTTTGTGAAAGGGAAACATCTGGGACAAATTTTAGCTACAATTGGAATTGATGCCAATAATGGGATGTTCCCACTTGCATATGTTGTTGTGGAAATAGAAAATGAAGACACCTGGGAGTGGTTTTTGAAAATGTTGATTGGTGACTTAGGCATGAGCAATACTCATGGCTATGCATTCATCACAAACAAGCAAAAATGGTTAATTAATGCTATTCAAACCTTGATGCCCAATGCAAAGCATAGACTTTGTGTTAGGCACTCGCATAATAACTTCAAAAAAATACATAGTGGCCTCGCATTAAAGCAAACTTTGTGGGAGGCGGCAAGGGCAACAACAATACCTTGGTTTCAGTCAATTATGGATAAGTTGAAAGAAGACAATGAGGAAGCTTGGAAGTGGTTGGATGACAAACCACCAGGACATTGGAGTAAATCATATTTTAGCACATACTTTAAGTGTGATATTCTTGCCAACAATCTATATAAGGCTTTTAACAAATCGATTGTGAAGGCAAGGGACAAGCCCATTTTGACTATGCTCCAAATGATAAGGAAGAACCTAATGGTAAGGATGGCAAATAGAAGAGTGGCTACTTTAAAGTAAAAGGGGGTTGTTGGTCCAAgaattgagaaaataattgacAAGTTGAAGAAAGAGCGTGGGATTTGCCTTGCTACTCTAGCTGGAGATATGAAATACCAAGTTCAACACTTACATGGGTGGGAGTTTGCAGTAGACTTAGGAGCCAGGACTTGTTCTTGTAGGAAATGGGATCTTTGTGGAATCCCTTGTGCTCACGCTATTGCTTGCATTctaagaaaaaaataagatgTTGCTTTATATGTTGATGAGTGCTATAAGCAAGCATCTTACCTCAGTGCTTATGCCCCTTTTATTTCACCTATCCCTGGTCCAGATCAATGGTTAAAAGTGGCATATATTATCACTATTAAACCTCCTTTACATAAGATGCAAACAGGCAGACCTACGAAGAATAGGATAAAGGAGCCTAGTGAAAAGCCACCAGCGACAACTCATGGTGGAAAAAAGCTAGGGAAATGGGTTTCACACAGACCATATACATGTCAACAATGTGGACATGAGGGCCACACAAAAAGAACTTATGGAAATGGGGGCTCTACAAGTCAGTCAACACCAACTCATGGCACTTATGAGCCAAGTCACACAACTGCAAACACACTAGTGACAACTCAAGCCACTCAAGAGCCAAATCATTCAGTTGTTAACACATCTACACTAGAGGTATAATCTATTTtgtgttgtattttttttttttaaattgtaggTTTTGATAATGAAAATGAAGTCCATTAAATTGGTTGATATTGTAGGTAGGCATGGGCATGGGAAGAGGAATAGGAAGAGGAATGGGAAGAGGGAAAGACATGGTATCTAACTCACAACCCACTCCACAAGTTCAAATGGTACATTCAGTAGCCCTTTAGTTTTTGTGTTGTTTattcttttcctcttttttttcaacaattacTTGTGTAAATTGTGATAAAAGGAGTACGATTTGGATTTTATAGGGTGACTAAGTGTAAGTTATTATCTTTTGGCTTTCAATAGGTACAAGGCTGCATTGGTGTCACTTCCCAAGTGGTGCTATCACAATCACAATCCACCAACAAACGATATAAATTACCAGCAAAGAGAGGCAAGCCTTGGAAGCCTTGAGCATTGAGGGAGTTTGTAGTTTGGATATCACTGCATAAATGGGAGAAAACAAGTTGCAaccatttattttcttcttctttttgaatTAGAACAGTTTGATATTGATTTTGCAGTTGAACATTGCTGTTAGACATGTGGGATGTTTTTTGATGTTGAACATTTGAACATATTTTGCTTTGAGATATTTTGCAAGTTATAATGCAAATCATGTTGAAAATTTCATGTAATGGAACATGATATCTCTTTTTGTTAATTCTTTTGATTTAGCCTTGTTTATGGATTTACAATATTTGAACCATTCATTTCATTATATTCAAGTGTGCAAACTGTAcaattttttccaaaaattaaCGAAAGGGAAAAAGTCAAGTACCGTTTACGATGATTTACTTGAGTTTGATGCCAAATCGTTTTTAATAATAGTTGAAGAGTTGATATCACTACCAAAATTAGCAACATAGGGGTATTTTCTGATAGAAATGAGGGAAGTAGGATGAAAAAGCAAGTGGAGAacttgatttgacaaaaatactctaAACTTAACGGaattttttaacggaatgaccaagttgatggatggtggacaatctcagggaccaaagtgaggagttatgcaaatctcatggaccattttggctaaaaagtcaaaaacaaaaaatggttGCCAATGAAAGATTTGAGACCAAAAGTTAAATTTCTATTGAAAATATGAGGTACAAAGTATAATAAAGCATTTATAAAAGGAtgattatcctttttttttttacacattttttAAGGTTTATAATTCTTTTTCTACATCTATGCATTTGTCTCTCTCAATTCACAATTTAGCAGAATTAGAGTATATTTCTGTTTACAATAAGATGTGAATTCTAACATTTATTCATACGTGCAGgctaagaattgtggttgaacagTTTATTGTAGTTAGCTTAGCAATTTGAAGAGTCTACTTTCTCCTCATATGTTTGCTTTAACATGTGTAAgttgtaattattatttttctcttcatgGCATACTTAAATTTGTAGATCAGcatatatttgtttttaacATTTCTTATTAAATGTCTTTGAAGATTGACTGAAGAAAGTATCCAATTTTTTAGCAAGTAAAAAAAATCACCTCAATAATTACAGTTTTATTCCAATTTGTAAGCAAGTGGGAAAAAACTCTGAAGTTTCAATGAAGAGAGTCAGAAGTTCTGAATAGTATGTTTATAAAAATAGGATTGTAAATAGAGATGTAAACATTGTTGTTAATATGTCTAAACAGAATTGTAAATCTGCAGCAACGCACGGGCTCTTTTGCTAGTATAAttctaagagagaaaaatagtggGGCCCACACCCTATAATCTTCATCccttccctccctcccttccTGCACGCACATTTCATCCCTCAATCTCCACGCACCTTTCTCCCTCCCTGCACCCTTCATCCCTTCCTCGCCATGGACCAAACGTTGCAAATCCCTACAGCACCATGGCTTGAAACAAAACCCagcaaatccaaatccaaatctaATTCCTCTCTGCAAAAATTTCCCCAaaccaacccaaaacccatcaTCTTTCTGCCATCAAATACAAATTCAAATCTCTCTAAGCGGTGATGTGGTTTATCCTGCGAGTCTACAATTTTTCGAGATCTCCGGTCGTTGACGaaactgggtttttttttgtgatagagGGTTCGTCGTCTTCGCCGCCTCGATGACGTTTCTGACCATCAACGCCCTCAACTTGTACGGATGGTATGTGATGGCGATGGTGTGTGCGGTTCTGAACCACCACAAGTCGGTGAGGCTGGTGGTGCTTGGGATCTGGTGGTTGTGGTAGAAATAGGAGTCGTGGACACGACTATAGGAGCTGCCGGCGAAGATCGCAGTTTAGCAGGGAAGTTCCCAATTTGATTGGTTCACCCTTTTTTCCAAAAATTGGTCCAACCCAATACTTGAAATGCAATTAAACTACAAAGGGTTCTTGTTGATCATGAAAGACTTGTGTGACGGCATCTTTAGGAGTTCGGGAGCAGAGGAACAACATGCAGACAAAACCCTAGCTATTTTTTTCTGGGTAATATGTTTCATAAGGCACAAAtttgtttttaagaaaaatattaagaaGGAAGCATATTGAAAATCATTTTCCTTgtcatacaattttttttacttaATGGCCACATGGCGAAGCATGATTGGATGACAAGATGCATTTGAGCCCTATAATTTCCACGCCATTATTTAACTGGTAAACTAACATAAAATTTAACGGAATGTAtgatattgaaataaaatgataagtaatgtatgagattgaaatattttaaagatataTGAGGTTGCAATAACATCCAAACTTAAGAGTGTAAACTGTAATTTATCCTAAAAAAATTGTACATACAAAATGGTTCGGGGTGGgtaattgataggagcatatttatgcgacttaattgtcTTATTCTTgtgcgtttacgttgtgtttccttagttattttagtgtttaaagccattttcatttgtttgtaggtcttaataacaaccttggcaagaaaagtgcattttggtgcatgttggatcaatattgggttgaaatggattgcatgcatgaggatggacgttttgggcatatgtgtgtgcatgtgtgtgtgtgcaattgcaaggataaataatgacaactcatacatatgcaaacacatggcaaaagagggagaaaacacatgcaaagacacccacatgcaaagtgaaaacaaaactcacagcaaaggagaaggaattgtgtgtgttttgtggttgaaatgatgaagcatgtgtgtgtaaatgtaaagggaaaaacatggcagcaaacacatggcaaagaaagcaaacacatggcaaagagaAGAACATTGAAGCAACCACATGGGAGCACACGGCATAGGGCAGAAAATGTGGGTGTTTGGtgcttgaaatgatgaagcatgtgtgtgtaaatgtaaaggaaaatagggcagaaaatgtgtgtgtgttgtggttgaaatgatgaagcatgtgtgtgtaaatgtaaagaggaaacatgccaacacacacccacacaagatgcacatgcaaaggaaatggagtggtcctctctcaagcctataaataccacctttCATATTCATCAAAAAGAGAACAGATTTTCTCCTTGCTTTGGCCGAAActtcccaccaccattctctctaatttcagccaaaaaccacccctagccacaccacccatcaatcctaaacctttccataccattccccatccattctacaccataaaaaccacccaaaaccgtccaaaacctctagtgccgctgcttacaaggaaggaaagagaagaaaCATCTTGTgtcgtgcctatgcccaagccttgggagtgttggagcgtttctaggtgttttctatctttgtttttaatgtctaaatttatgcatctttgctttgtaagtatgaggaactaaacccctcttagatagggggtgattcgaaactatgttcatgcttgcaatatgatttgattacatccagttgtgattcataagttgtgaattcaatttacttatctgttcgtataaaaactgatttgtgtatgttggttgagagtgcacgcttaattttcatgcatgaatttgacgctagaatataagggagtttcacctaatcgttatgaacttatattcacaagtagtgaaggttgctagtcacaatcatgttaagtaaattcttggcataagtttcatgcaaatcatagtaacgagtgcctcgtcaatgcttatgtttttcatagaacttaatgattcttgcttgtatctctattatgcaattcatgtagggaacttgtagggaatgttttgggttgtcgtatgcaattatccaacctaataacttgtggaaaaaatgagggttaattagtgcaattcacagttaatttggggcgttgagtattcatagtttatcgaaaagcaactggaaatcgttttgtatgcaagtgtgacatgtgtggagaagaacctcctagctagccttccatccataagtttcattcaaattcatttacaatctgttttgattcacccaaatttgtctaagaatctgtttactttgttcttgtcttaatttaattattttcgtccaaaatcaaccccatcttatttctttgagtcatattaattagaacttgtcttagattatgtttttaagtgttttagtccattagaaaaccaaaattcgtccaagtttgtgttaggtgttcaaaactgcccagaaagtgtttttaaggcagttttgagtgtttatttgctgttttgaatctttttgtttatcttagtattttaaagtatagttttgcattctttgagtctagtttagtgttttaaactttgtttttacgttttcaagtcagtttccaagtgatttagcaatccctcctaatccccggcctagaacgatccctacttacattctttactacaattgacaaaaagagggtttaatttgtgtgcttatttattcCGCATCAGTAATGGGTGGGTCaaaaaattatacatacaaaacgGGCGGGGCTGGGCCGATTCTTGATAAATAACATGGCAGGCCAGTTCTAAAATTGGAGAAAACGGGCCCCCGGCCCGGACCGTTCCCTACCCCTTAATCTCtatctttttttgtcaaaaataccCTCTAAGTCTAAATCTCTATCACAATCTCTCTCTTATTCTCAAGTGCACTTAACTCACCCCTTACCTCACCCTCTCTCTATCCCGACACTGACTCCGACTCTCCTCCCTCGATCTCTCCTCCTTGAATCCCCTTTCTTCTTTCGTCTCAAACCTTAATCTCCAGCCCAGGCTCCCATCTCAGACCTCAATCTCTCGAGCCCAGGCTCCCAAATCATGGCATGCATGGAAGCCGTCCAGCTACAAATGCATTTCTACAAATCATGGCATGCGCTGATCGACCACTCCTTCTCCGACATGCTACATATGCACTTCTACAAGACCTGTGGCAGTAAACTCAGTCTTCGAGTTGCATATGCTGCTGGCCCGACTCGACCCTGTTTGAATCGACTATGTCGGAGGTTTATTTGGGGAAACAAAACTGCAACGTGGTGGCATGCGAAAGGTTGGACCAGGTAGAGAGGCACGATCACCATCGCAACATCCTCTCCTAACTCTCCATCATGCCATCCCTAGGTATTTcatgaattagggtttctaatTTAGGAAAATAGGGTTTCTGATTTaggaaattagggtttctagaattTAGAGTTTTTATTTATGTGGGTTTCTGATTTAGAAATTTTGTGGGTTTCTGTTTGTTTTGATTCATCAACTGATGTTATTTGTGAGATTGATTTGATGTAGTTTTGTGTGTAAGAGTAATGGGTTCTGTTAGAAACTAAGGATCTAGGATTTCATGGTTTACTTATTTCGGGACATGCATGGAAGAATCGTTAACATGTGCGAAGTATAtacattgatttgtttttctgtgTTCTGAGTACTGCAAATTGCAAATGAGTGTCtaaattggttttgattttgCTTCTGCATCGGCACCGTTCCAAAAccggaaaaaaaagaaaagaaaaggtaaaTGGACCCGTGGACCCGTACcgaaccggcccgtttcaaaCGGGTCGGGTTATGTCCGGTTTCCAAACCCAAAATCCTTCTACCTGGCCCAGCCCGTGCCCACCACTAGATACTAGGTGATGGAATCAaattgcccttttttttcaaatagTATAGGCTAATTACTATTACGAAAAATGGACAGTCATACTCAATATTACGAAAAATGGGCAGTCATAATTGAATTAAAGAAATACTATTTTTTCAACTGCCAGTTTAATAGATAAATGTCGAACCACCCAATAGTCCAAACCACTAAAGACAAACCCCCGCATGTCGGTAAAAATCTTGTTCTCTAGTTTCGAAAGTGCTGTTAAATCTTGTTCTCTACTTTAGAAAGTGTTGCTGAATGCCGAGTCTGTATAAAAACATGGCCAGATTGATCAAGTCCCTGCTAATCGTAGACACCTCCGGCGTATGATGGCCGGATCAGATGTCCATTTCATGCCAACACCGGTAGACACCTCCGGCGTGTGATGGCCGGATCAGATGTCCATTTCATGCTGATGCCTGTTCTGAATCGAGACCAACAGATGCCCAGCTAAAAAACATGGATACAAAGCAGAAAGTAAATAAATTTCTCGCTTCCCCCAATCCTTGTTTCATTAATCAACAGTTCCTCAATAGTACAACAGATTAATTAGTGTAACGATATTCTTAGTAATGAATGAATCCACTATGTTCTTCCAAAATCGGCATGCTTGCGAAAATTAACCTACTTCTGCTCAAGAATATAGTTGTAATGCCACGAGTTTTCTTCTCGTCGCCAGAATGCAATAGTAAACGATCAAAATTCTGAAGTCATACTTTAGCGTATCACTGGCAAGAAAATAATCAGCACTCTATTCGAGCAGCACCACTCGCTGACGAAATGAATTTGGGCTTCCTTACAACTTGCTCCAGGCATTGGACCATGTCTCCAACTCGGAAATCATCGTAATCTTGGATTACCAGTCCACAGTCATTCCCCTTCTTTACCGTGTCCACATCCTGTTTCTCCCGCTTGAGTGATTCGCAGGATCCTTCAAATACGACTTCCCCACTCCTAAGTAGCCTCAAGATTCCCGATTTGCTCATTAAACCGTCAATCACTCGACATCCTGCAATCTTCACATCAGGTCCCTTGGTCTTGCTCCTTCCTTTGAGCTCAAAAATACTAAGCACCTCAGCTTCCCCAGCAACCTTGGTTTCACAAGTTCCAGGGGCTTTGTCTACTATAAAATTGCCAATGTCCTCCAGAAGGTGATATATAACACGATGCAGCATTATCTAGGCCATCAAAAACAGAACAACTCGATTTCAAGCTTTACACGCTAAAGTAAATAAAAGTTCAACACCAATTGCGCACGCCCAAAATTAGAGAGTAGTATCCTAATCCTATAGACTGTTTGACTAAGTGCATCTCTTCTGATCATTTAAAAAGTGAGAGTAGCACACTTAAGAAATGGCTTTAATCAGAAAAGGAGTGGTTAGTACCTTTATATTGGCTCGAGTTGCAGCCAAACTGAGGGAAGTGGGCGGAGTCTTTATATTAAATCCAATAATGCAAGCACCACAGGCTTGTGCTATGTCCAAATCAGACTGAGATAAAGGCCCAACACCAACATGCACTACATTCACAAAGACCTGGCAAATAATTGAAGAAATATCAAGAACGACGAGTGGCAAGATTAGTTAGGACGAAGAGAATCATATAAAACAATACAGAAACCTCTTTAAATGCACCATTTTGTAAAGGTACTGCACATAACATTGCATGGAAAACCAACAAACCAACAAGTAATTATTCGAAAAATATTGTAACTATTATAATCTTGTGGCACACCTGAGGACTATTTAAATTCATTAATGCGTCTGTAACAGCTTGGACAGTGCCCTGCACATCTGCTTTTACTATTACTGGCAATTCCACCCGCTTGGGTTCCTCCTTTGGCTCGTCTCCAGACTCTTCTGCTTTTTTTGCTTTTAATATTTCTTCCTCATTCCTCTCATCCATCTCAGCTTTAATCTTCCTAAGTCTATCTCTCTCGAATTTCTTTTTCCTCCCTGCACTAAGCATTCTAGCTCGCTCCTCAGATTCCACAACAATGATATCATCTCCCGCCCTTGGAAGTCCCTTCAACCCTTCAATCTCAACTGGCATTGCAGGTCTTGCCTTCTCTGCCAACTTCCCCGCCATGTCCCTAATAGCCCTTATTCTGCCCCACTCAGATCCCACCACCACATACTGCCCGGATTCTAAAGTCCCTGCTTTCACTATTGCTGTAACCGCTGGACCCTTTCCCTTATCAAGCCTTGCCTCCACCACATAAGCTTGAGCAGGCCCATCAACTCGAGATTTGAGATCCATAATCTCAGCTTGGAGAAGCAAAGCCTCCTCCAAGTTATCTAATCCAGTCTTCTTTATCGCTGAAACCTCCACAACCTGCACATCTCCACCCATCTCCTCCAGCAGCAAACCCTCGGAAGCAAGCTGGAGTTTTATTCTTTCCGGGTTAGCAGCCGGTTTATCACATTTATTAATTGCAACCACAATCGGTACATTAGCTGCCTTTGCATGAGCCATGGCTTCAAGAGTTTGAGGCATCACCCCATCATCAGCAGCTACAACTAGCACAACTATATCTGTGACAGCAGCACCTCTTGCCCGCATCGCACTAAATGCTGCATGACCAGGGGTGTCAAGAAATGTAATTGATGCTCC
Encoded proteins:
- the LOC103454645 gene encoding uncharacterized protein, yielding MAWRELGKRGLCASITTDLTSRLQRHAMGFTSVSTVEDVIKSVSAAGRCLPDPPFRFMSRRLDCCEGLTKDSLIRCYHASPELFARKGNEDSFGLKTPKKGKFKKRDHKAHPPVEAPYVPPKPQRTTKPMPDKMIEIFEGMTVVELAKRTGESIPTLQSILTNVGEKVETEFDPLSIDVSELIAMEVGINVRRLHSNKGTEILPRPPVVTVMGHVDHGKTSLLDALRQTSVAAKEAGGITQHLGAFIVGMTSGASITFLDTPGHAAFSAMRARGAAVTDIVVLVVAADDGVMPQTLEAMAHAKAANVPIVVAINKCDKPAANPERIKLQLASEGLLLEEMGGDVQVVEVSAIKKTGLDNLEEALLLQAEIMDLKSRVDGPAQAYVVEARLDKGKGPAVTAIVKAGTLESGQYVVVGSEWGRIRAIRDMAGKLAEKARPAMPVEIEGLKGLPRAGDDIIVVESEERARMLSAGRKKKFERDRLRKIKAEMDERNEEEILKAKKAEESGDEPKEEPKRVELPVIVKADVQGTVQAVTDALMNLNSPQVFVNVVHVGVGPLSQSDLDIAQACGACIIGFNIKTPPTSLSLAATRANIKIMLHRVIYHLLEDIGNFIVDKAPGTCETKVAGEAEVLSIFELKGRSKTKGPDVKIAGCRVIDGLMSKSGILRLLRSGEVVFEGSCESLKREKQDVDTVKKGNDCGLVIQDYDDFRVGDMVQCLEQVVRKPKFISSASGAARIEC
- the LOC108172917 gene encoding uncharacterized protein, with translation MIWSSSLSWCNKQAYLLISRLALMFELNGTSDQWLKVAYIITIKPPLHKMQTGRPTKNRIKEPSEKPPATTHGGKKLGKWVSHRPYTCQQCGHEGHTKRTYGNGGSTSQSTPTHGTYEPSHTTANTLVTTQATQEPNHSVVNTSTLEVGMGMGRGIGRGMGRGKDMVSNSQPTPQVQMVQGCIGVTSQVVLSQSQSTNKRYKLPAKRGKPWKP